From Oryzias melastigma strain HK-1 linkage group LG17, ASM292280v2, whole genome shotgun sequence:
GTATTATACTTGACACTGTGGCTTTTATAACATGCTATTTGCACACTAAATAAATGTACTGTACTCACTGTATTTGTTATGAATGTcaattttattgtgaagaaatgctttaaaaaaaacaaagtttaagcTATAAATTTAAGCCGTTTTTGTGAAAGGATTTCATCTTGAGCAACATATCTATAAGCTATTGTAAATCCATGTAATTAAAGGGCAAACACTAACAGCTAAACAAGTTcctgttttgtgtttcttcatTTGTTGTAAGACATGTCTTGCTTGTAATTACGTGTTAAAATAAATcgtctttgctttgtttctgtTGCCTCGAGGCTATTTATATAAAACCTAATCAggctaagttgtgttttttggattcaatcaactttaatttagttttttttaaacaaaggtttgatgaaacatttgtttgtaaatGGATGTTGATCAGCTTTTAGTAGTTGATTAATGAGGGTTTATTCCATAGGTGATGTTTACATTGTTCCCTTATTCCAAATGTGCTAAGTACCTCACTGAGTAgatgatgatttatttattttattttattgctttagtTTTGCTGCAGCTTCTTATCACATGCTTAATTCAAATGTTCTGTAACCAGTATCCATggaactcttattttgaaggcccAAAGACATTAAGACTGTTTGCTGACTTGTTTGTGGTGCGTTCAATGACTGTAGTTACTTTGATGTTGCTTGAGAAACAGATCTCAtctaaaatgtataataaaaacgtgttaaaataaaaaagctgttgttGAATTGATCTAACTGAGGAGAATTTACTGGTCATGTTagctaaaaaagtaaaaataatcaaagaataGCAAGATACCAAACAAATACGTAAATAGATCTTTTGTACCTCATGCTATGAGATAATACTACTCCTTGATTCagcatcaaaagaaaaattttaattttttaatgctttttcatctaaaagattttaattttaaaatgtttttatgtctttactATTTTATGTAAAGCTGTGGAAAATGTGGAAAAGAAGCTTGTCACCATTAAATCTGGTGGTGTGTTAGTCCACGTGCAATCCAAAGTGTAGAGGCTGAAATGGTGAGAGTACAGTTCCCTGAGGGACTCCAGTGCTGCAGACTAACACCAGTCTTAGACACAAATACGTGGACGGTTGGTGAATCCGTGGACTATCCAACTAGTTGtccattcattccttcctccctCACACCAGTGCTGCATGGCCGGATGATGTTGAACTTccttaaaaaggcagaaaacaaGACTCTCACAGCGGTTACAGGGGTCTCTTGGTGTCTTGAGTGACAATCTTTATTTAACAGTTCTGGCTTAACgttgaaaactttgaaaaaaaaaaaatcatctgattTCTTGACTGTTTATATTTCTGCCCTAAAGATTCTTGGGTTCATTTTCTCTATATTTACACTAGATTACCCAtttcaacttttcatttttttcaaggatGCTTTTTCACTTCTGGATGAGTCGCCAAATATGCATAAAGGAAATGATCATCAGCTAATTTCTTTAGCATAATGTTTACTTGACACTGAAACATCCTGGTTATAATTTAGGAACTTTACCTAAATGAAATGTAACCTGTTTGCTCATTTAGTTCAACATGTTTCTCATGAGATGAGAACTGCAGCCCTAACAGTGGAGGCTTTATAAGTGTCTCCTTGATTCCACAGCACTTTATTTCATTAGAAAGTTGGATAACTGCAATAAAATGCTCTGAGTTTTTGTTAGGATACCGATAGAGATGCTGTGTGAGGAAGTCTGATGGGGTTGTTCAGGACATGTAAGCCAGTGGTGAGATGTGCTGTAGGTGTGGCAGGGAGTTTAAGGTAGAGGTGGGAGTGCACCAGGGATCAGCTTTGAGCCCCTTCTTGTTTGCTATgatgatggacagactgacagacaaGGTTAGATAAGAAACTGTGGATCAGGATGTGCAAACATCCTGATTCAGTGTTTGGACACTGAACATCtggagaggtggaggtttgctgTGAAAAAGAAGGAGGCTCAGCCACAGGATGATCAGAGGTTTATTTGAGAGATTACTCAAGGGGAGCATGGAGGTTACAGGATAAAGAATGTGTAAAACGTTGGATATTTTATTAGTTAAcagcacatattatcttgtgctgcacaataATGTTTATTTGGCTGCCTAGAGCTGCagtgagatgatcctgtttggcacagagcgtcttttattttgaaaataagttgaGGTCctgtcaaatgtttaaaaaaaatcacattttgaaagatactagattatttttatatttttgcttttcttcgtgccaaagaatagaaaaaaaaaatcatatttatatatataaaaaacaaggTCTTGAATGCatggctaaagtaaaactatgcggctccttctaggttttaaacagcagaaagccagcCGAAATGGCTCTTTaattgttaaaggttgccaacccgTGGATCGGAGTGGAGCTGAGCCAtagactttaaaaacaattattagttattttatatacagtctatgagcAGAGCAGGGACCTTGCTGCTTGTGTGACACACAGAATGTGTTTTCACATTATGttaagttttaaactttaattttgaagGTGCAAATGCCTCCAGGGCGGAGTACCCTTTTCCGCCAGCAGGTGGCGTTTGGCTCTGTGAGACGTTACTGAGACGTTGGCAGCTCTCTGCTTCAATATGACTGAAGCACGGCAAAGAGGAACATCGCTGTCGTCTCATTTCATTTGTCCCTTGTGTTTCACAGGTCggtaacacagaaaaaaatgacttaaaattgttagaaaatgtaaataggAAACACATGTGATTGGGAAGTGCCATTTTATGTAATAATTATTACAATTCTGAACAAAGTAAATTGGAAAAGTTATAAATGGCATTTTGAGTCCAATACAAAGTTGATTTAACTGTCTTATTTTAGTAATGATTATTCTGAAGTGCTCCAACAttactaaaatgtttcatattgtTGATATGTACACGGATTAATAACCTGAGTTAATGTTTATAttgttaaagttcatttttaaatcccAAGCTAAAGCTGAAGTCAGAGAATATGCTAGGATGGCAGTTAATGAGCTGTTGTAAATGGCAGTGTTTGGTACATGTGAAGCAGTCCAGCTACAGAATATTTTGGTAAAGAAATATATAGGACAAGGTCAGTGTTATTGAACAATATTATTTGATTTGTTGACTGTACATGATCTGTCTTGCATGGTTATAAAAACTAGAAACAGTTATGTGTAAGCTGATTGTGAAAGAAATACGTGATTGTATTAATAAATATGACTGAAGCACGGCAAAGAGGAACATCGCTGTCGTCTCATTTCATTTGTCCCTTGTGTTTCACAGTTTCATCAGATTTCTATATAACTGTCTACGGGTGTCATCACCTGATACCTGTAACACTTGCCGTAGTACCTTTGACGTCACACtcacaagctttttccaatgcaTTTTTGCGGCTGCTCCTGATTcttaacaatttaaataaagaaatactcaaagaagttttttggcttttttcttctttatcttccatcaccagaaaattccacaagaattttaattgaagtgtttttttaggaaacaGATTTgacctaaaatgtaaaataaaaactttgtcaAAGCTAAAATGCTGCTGCTTTGAGTTTTAGTGTTCTTTATAAATCAAAGCTTCGttacacaaatatttcatatctttgattaaacaaaataatgaaatatgtccaaagatagaaaaatgtgttcaaaacaagctggaaaaaaaatatttttaggatgGGCTCCTGATAGTTTCACctaaaatattcagtttatGAATGTATAATGGTATTACTTTATTTACGTGTTTGAAAATCTGTATTTaattccacttttattttcatttatcgAAATCGCACTCACGTTATATTTATTGGCCAGTAGGTGGCAGCAGAGAAACAGAGAGGAGCCTAATTTTGCCTTGGATCTCCTTAGAGGAAGTGACGTTGACCAATGAATTTGAAGACGTTGTTATGGTGCAAACGGCTGCGCATTCAGCTAACCAATCATATGAGAGGTGTGGGGGTTTTAAACTGTGCCACAGCACACCTGCGGAACTCAAATACACGACGGAGACGAGAGTTGAATGTTTCGCTGTTTTCTACTGGCTTTTCAAAGGTGAGATTAAGATGCAATTGtaatactttttcaaatttgttaGCTTGGTAAAatatgtgttgttttatttatttatttatttattaaaagacGTTGTAGCCAAACTAGCTTAGAAATCAGTTAAAAGAAAGTTTAAGGACAGTCATGCtgtctttcattttgttttttagattaaaaacatttgtataatTCTGATAAAGTGGTTTACTATTATGCTAACATCCAATTGATCGGATTAGCACCAACCGCTTATCAGGCAAACAAAAGCGAACAATTGAGTAATTTAATCAATTCAAAGTATTTAaatttctaaatgtgtttttttccccccctcaTATCTGTGTTAACGTGGATTAGATGGCGCAGTTTGGATTTGAGAACGACATCCACAGTATTTTGAAGCTGGACATGCCCATCATGAACGCTCCCATGGCGAGGTGGCAGAGGAAGGCCAGCTCCTCCAACACATCCAACCTAAGCGGCCTGTCGCCTGGAAAACCCACCAATGTGTCACTGAGTTCTTCTAAAACACCCAGCAAAACACCAGGTTTGGCCTTTAGATTAACAGCTGCAGGATAtcttgtttaagaaaaaaaaagtctaataacttttattttgaaggtaaaaGTAAGAAAACTCCCTCAAAAATTGGAGGCGATCGCTTCATTCCTACAAGAAACAGCAAACAAATGGATGTGGCAAACTTCCTGCTTACAAAGGAGAACGAACCGTTTGATGCTAACACAGCAGGAAGCACATCAGTAAGTTTTCTCCATGTCTTCATGCTCCCCCAAGTATGAATTTGctattaaaagttgttttgtgttaaaagGAAAGTCAAAAAGCTTGGTCTGTATCCCTCAATGGATACAACATTGAAGATGCAAAGATCCTGCACTTTGGGGGAAAGCCGCTAAACGCACCTGAAGGTAACTTCAATGTCTCCTAAAGGttgactttattttcttgtcaTCCTCTGTTTCTAAATTCTTGTTTCTCTCTGTCAGGCtaccaaaataatttaaaagtactCTACAGCCAAGGAACAACACCTGCATCAATGAAGAAGACTAGATACATATCCTCAACTCCTGACAGAATATTAGATGCTCCAGATCTTCGAAATGACTTCTGTAAGTCACCTTTTTCCAAtgataaaatcagaaaatttctTGTATTTAAAGTGTGGTTTATGTTTGTTTCCCGATTAGATTTAAACCTTCTTGACTGGAGCAGTCACAACATACTTGCTGTGGCTCTTCATAACAGCGTGTACCTGTGGGATGCCACTAAAGGTGACATAACCCTTCTGATGAGGATGGAGCATGAGGAGGAATATATCTGTTCACTGTCCTGGACCAAGGATGGAAGTTACCTGGCTGTAGGTACCAGTGACTGCAAAGTTCAGGTATGTCTTTCAGATGTAAATGTATGTCAAATGTGTTGACCTCCTTTAAACTGAACTACTGTCTTCgtctaaaaacaagtttttgtaaaatgttttattaattgagcttttctttcttttttctttttttttattagttatggGATGTCGAGAATCAGAAGCGTCTGCGCAGCATGTCTAGTCACACAGCAAGAGTCGGCAGTCTCAGTTGGAATGACCATATTCTTTCCAGGTAAATTTTATATAATTGTAAAAACCCATTCACCCCTGCTTCTACTTCtcaagtagtgctgccacaaacgattattttaatagtcgactaatcataaatcattttttttctccattagtcaactaatcgggtcatgcgcaaactggatgtaaagcacacatcttaaccataattatctttaaaataactaaaagctagatatttagcattacctgtgctGATAGCtagatgctgaaaatgctgaagctgatagccggctataatattagttaaatgccaaattagactaaaaaactgaaaaaaaagcctaagatGTCCATACAGCTGCAAaaattagctacactccaaaattgcctaaaaaaacaaaagcttaaattgACCAAAGCAGTTGGCGTACagctaaaaattagctaaactctaaaacggcctaaaaaagcaaacaaagcccaaattagctagcatgcacctggaatattagctgaactccaaattaaccaaaaaatcaaacagaaaaaaacccaattttaccaaaatggctagcatgttgctgaaaatattagctaaactccaaattagcctaaaaaatgaaaatgccaagttagcagaaacagctagcatctagctgaaaactttagctaaactccaaattagcctaaacaactttaataaaagcctaaatagtctaaaaagctggcagaataccattataactttcaactttactaatcTCTGACTccgta
This genomic window contains:
- the cdc20 gene encoding cell division cycle protein 20 homolog, producing MRGVGVLNCATAHLRNSNTRRRRELNVSLFSTGFSKMAQFGFENDIHSILKLDMPIMNAPMARWQRKASSSNTSNLSGLSPGKPTNVSLSSSKTPSKTPGKSKKTPSKIGGDRFIPTRNSKQMDVANFLLTKENEPFDANTAGSTSESQKAWSVSLNGYNIEDAKILHFGGKPLNAPEGYQNNLKVLYSQGTTPASMKKTRYISSTPDRILDAPDLRNDFYLNLLDWSSHNILAVALHNSVYLWDATKGDITLLMRMEHEEEYICSLSWTKDGSYLAVGTSDCKVQLWDVENQKRLRSMSSHTARVGSLSWNDHILSSGSRSGHIHHHDVRVADHHIFTLTAHTQEVCGLQWSPDGRYLASGGNDNLVCVWPRVQEGSASNDAQFVNCWSEHQGAVKALAWCPWQSNVLASGGGTSDRHIRIWNVNSGSCISSHDTQSQISSLVFAPNYKELVSAHGYAHNNVVIWKYPSFSKVAELNGHEDRVLNVILSPDCSTIASVAGDETIRLWKSFELDPVKKKAKERLTKSTSSGFHQSIR